In Phaseolus vulgaris cultivar G19833 chromosome 10, P. vulgaris v2.0, whole genome shotgun sequence, a single genomic region encodes these proteins:
- the LOC137818321 gene encoding subtilisin-like protease SBT1.5, with protein sequence MAAFSTFLLFLFLLGTLTSLAFSSDQENKKTFIVQVHHQTKPSVFPTHRHWYQSSLASISNTASVIHTYDTVFHGFSAKLSPSEAQKLQALSHVITLVPEQVRQLHTTRSPQFLGLTTADRTGLLHETDFGSDLVIGVIDTGIWPERQSFNGRDLGPVPAKWKGQCIAGKDFPATSCNRKLIGARYFSGGYEATIGKMNETTEFRSARDSDGHGTHTASIAAGRYVSPASTLGYAKGVAAGMAPKARLAVYKVCWNGGCYDSDILAAFDSAVADGVDVVSLSVGGVVVPYHLDVIAIGAFGAASAGVFVSSSAGNGGPGGLTVTNVAPWVTTVGAGTIDRDFPANVKLGNGKIVPGISIYGGPGLTPGRMYPIVYAGIGQFGGGGGGGGDGYSSSLCLDGSLDPKTVKGKIVVCDRGINSRAAKGEEVKKNGGVGMILANGVFDGEGLVADCHVLPATAVGANAGDEIRNYIGNSRSPATATIVFKGTRLGVRPAPVVASFSARGPNPVSPEILKPDVIAPGLNILAAWPDHVGPSGVPSDGRRTEFNILSGTSMACPHVSGLAALLKAAHPDWSPAAIRSALMTTAYTVDNKGDPMLDESTGNVSSVFDYGAGHVHPVKAMNPGLVYDISPSDYVNFLCNSNYTTNSIHVITRKSADCSGAKRAGHSGNLNYPSLSAVFQQYGKKRMSTHFIRTVTNVGDPNSVYKVTIKPPGGMVVTVKPDTLTFRKMGQKLNFLVRVQTRAVKLSAGGSSVKSGSIVWSDGKHTVTSPLVVTMQQPLD encoded by the coding sequence ATGGCTGCATTTTCCACCTTCctacttttcctctttctcctGGGAACACTAACATCACTTGCTTTTTCTTCCGACCAAGAAAACAAAAAGACTTTCATAGTCCAAGTTCATCACCAAACAAAGCCTTCCGTTTTCCCCACCCACAGACACTGGTATCAGTCCTCACTTGCTTCCATTTCCAACACTGCTTCTGTCATCCACACCTACGACACCGTTTTCCATGGCTTCTCTGCTAAGCTCTCGCCTTCTGAGGCACAGAAGCTGCAGGCGCTCAGCCACGTCATCACTCTCGTACCCGAACAGGTTCGGCAGCTTCACACCACTCGCTCCCCTCAGTTCCTCGGGCTCACCACCGCCGATCGCACCGGGCTGCTCCACGAGACCGATTTCGGCTCGGATCTTGTCATAGGCGTAATCGACACTGGAATCTGGCCGGAGCGCCAGAGCTTCAACGGTCGCGACCTGGGGCCCGTTCCCGCCAAGTGGAAGGGCCAGTGCATCGCCGGGAAGGACTTCCCGGCCACCTCATGCAACCGGAAACTCATTGGAGCCAGATACTTCTCCGGCGGGTACGAGGCCACCATCGGGAAGATGAACGAGACCACGGAGTTCCGCTCGGCAAGAGACTCCGACGGGCACGGCACGCACACGGCGTCCATCGCCGCTGGAAGATACGTGTCGCCGGCGTCAACTTTAGGTTACGCGAAGGGAGTCGCTGCCGGCATGGCGCCGAAAGCGCGGCTCGCGGTGTATAAAGTCTGCTGGAACGGCGGGTGCTACGACTCCGACATCCTCGCCGCGTTCGACTCTGCCGTGGCCGACGGCGTCGACGTGGTGTCGCTCAGCGTTGGAGGAGTGGTGGTGCCGTACCACCTCGACGTGATTGCGATTGGCGCCTTCGGCGCCGCCTCAGCTGGCGTTTTTGTTTCCTCCTCAGCTGGCAATGGCGGTCCCGGTGGCCTCACGGTGACGAACGTGGCGCCGTGGGTGACCACTGTAGGTGCTGGAACTATAGACAGAGATTTTCCGGCGAATGTTAAGCTTGGAAACGGAAAAATTGTCCCCGGGATTAGTATTTATGGTGGACCGGGTTTAACTCCGGGTCGGATGTACCCGATTGTGTATGCGGGTATTGGACAATTTGGTGGTGGCGGTGGTGGTGGAGGCGATGGCTATTCATCTTCACTCTGTTTGGATGGTTCCTTGGATCCCAAGACTGTGAAAGGAAAAATTGTTGTGTGTGATAGAGGTATTAATTCAAGGGCTGCTAAAGGTGAAGAAGTGAAAAAAAATGGAGGGGTTGGCATGATTTTAGCCAACGGTGTGTTTGATGGTGAAGGGTTGGTGGCCGATTGCCACGTGTTGCCTGCCACGGCGGTTGGTGCCAATGCCGGCGACGAAATCCGGAATTACATTGGTAATTCAAGGTCACCGGCAACCGCCACAATTGTGTTCAAGGGAACAAGGCTTGGGGTGAGGCCAGCTCCTGTGGTGGCATCATTTTCAGCCAGAGGGCCTAACCCTGTGTCTCCTGAGATTTTGAAGCCTGATGTTATAGCTCCAGGGTTGAACATTCTTGCAGCTTGGCCTGATCATGTAGGACCTTCTGGGGTTCCCTCTGATGGGCGTAGGACAGAGTTTAACATACTCTCTGGGACTTCCATGGCTTGTCCTCATGTTTCTGGTTTGGCTGCTTTGTTGAAAGCAGCACATCCTGATTGGAGTCCTGCTGCCATTAGATCAGCCCTGATGACCACTGCTTACACTGTGGACAACAAGGGTGATCCCATGTTGGATGAGTCCACTGGGAATGTTTCCTCTGTGTTTGATTATGGTGCTGGCCATGTTCATCCAGTTAAGGCCATGAACCCTGGGTTGGTTTATGACATCTCCCCTTCTGATTATGTGAATTTCTTGTGCAATTCCAATTACACCACCAACAGTATCCATGTGATCACAAGGAAGAGTGCAGATTGCAGTGGGGCTAAAAGGGCAGGACATTCTGGGAACCTGAATTACCCTTCATTGTCTGCAGTGTTTCAACAATATGGAAAGAAGAGAATGTCCACACATTTTATCAGGACTGTGACCAATGTTGGAGACCCTAATTCAGTGTACAAGGTCACCATCAAGCCACCAGGTGGGATGGTGGTGACAGTGAAGCCAGACACCCTGACTTTCAGGAAGATGGGTCAGAAGTTGAACTTTCTTGTTAGGGTACAAACTAGGGCTGTTAAGCTTTCAGCTGGAGGTTCAAGTGTGAAGAGTGGTTCCATAGTTTGGTCTGATGGGAAACATACAGTCACAAGCCCTTTGGTTGTGACGATGCAGCAACCTCTGGATTAG
- the LOC137818061 gene encoding E3 ubiquitin-protein ligase RSL1-like: MYAATLKRHACSESDSEDAPLRILKGKQIKTEESSNVYCAICMDEQPDEKMFKNQHCSHIFCNDCIRRHVAAKIEENRSVVECPHPSCKQVLEPHQCRSIIPEELFDKWGNVLCQNLVPESEKFYCPFKDCSAMMICDCNEVVSSCECPHCNRIFCAQCKVSWHAEIGCEEFQKLEEAKVEKGDSLVMELAKSKSWRRCPKCSFYVERIEGCCRIVCRWTFDPGGQALKTQDAAIRDQA, translated from the exons ATGTATGCTGCAACACTTAAAAGACATGCATGCAGTGAGAGTGATAGTGAAGATGCACCTCTGAGAATTCTCAAGGGAAAACAGATAAAGACAGAAGAATCTTCCAATGTCTACTGTGCTATTTGCATGGATGAACAACCTGATGAAAAAATGTTCAAGAATCAACACTGTTCTCACATCTTTTGTAATGACTGCATCAGAAGACATGTTGCTGCAAAGATTGAAGAGAATAGATCAGTAGTAGAATGCCCACATCCGAGTTGCAAGCAGGTTCTAGAGCCTCATCAGTGTCGTTCAATTATACCAGAAGAACTGTTTGATAAATGGGGAAATGTTCTTTGTCAAAATTTGGTGCCTGAATCAGAGAAGTTTTACTGTCCTTTTAAGGATTGTTCTGCTATGATGATATGTGACTGCAATGAAGTTGTGAGTTCATGTGAGTGTCCACATTGCAATAGAATATTTTGTGCACAGTGCAAGGTTTCGTGGCATGCAGAAATAGGTTGTGAGGAGTTTCAGAAGTTGGAGGAGGCTAAGGTAGAGAAGGGAGACTCATTGGTGATGGAACTTGCAAAGAGTAAAAGTTGGAGGAGATGCCCAAAATGCAGTTTTTACGTAGAAAGAATTGAAGGGTGCTGTCGTATTGTTTGCAG gtggacgtttgatccaggaggacaagctttgaagACACAAgatgctgctatccgagatcaagcctga